Proteins from a genomic interval of Sciurus carolinensis unplaced genomic scaffold, mSciCar1.2, whole genome shotgun sequence:
- the LOC124975655 gene encoding LOW QUALITY PROTEIN: melanoma inhibitory activity protein 2-like (The sequence of the model RefSeq protein was modified relative to this genomic sequence to represent the inferred CDS: inserted 3 bases in 2 codons; substituted 1 base at 1 genomic stop codon), whose product MSFGTLEGPSAAPQPCLGLGLEEIFRVASALPEDVRAGPNPGVFPWSLVICAAVGFFVALLFLWRNVQSFRSRFSMGRKLALKVSELLSEKCSLVQKGCDGLESSLKDLSFVKESVEAQTLEATYEKLNGSKSKLEDEILILEKELKEEKSKHSEQDELMVDIAKTIKSLEEESKSLKSQVSEAKTTFRILQMNEKELKVAIKEALNENNQLQESHKLLLQEAEVWKEKVSDLHKQKITLEDSKVQAEEVLSDTENHIKSVTECLLEMKDGAPVPGEDLTDDGNLKLEVKIESEIGAHLGNQPKGASKELVHAVKLNASLKTLGERNQIYTSLSEVDERKEDLTECIKNLETEGESLRSENTQIESENQKLQQKLKLMIELYEENEMKLLGKLIAEEECRFEKEERFCKMNKRISLAAKQLETCRKQAKDLEEELESTIHFYERQILFYDSHRAPADTWTLSSPWELNCKMMSPPPGPKYSDLPVPLQRQDGYFSNYGRLSGPAQLRRLNMSSLYKLNGRMSLEMESSRNNTKDELDHLNVPDSSRPAENQAAGSGFVFVPLVPVRNPSLRVNARRNFMRRGSFLPPPPPGNMCGASGDYYPRGPXKPPPFPVXNIYSLRPFPHYLFPRAGXFPPSPHSESRSEFPSGLIPPSNEPVVDHPEPQQEI is encoded by the exons ATGAGTTTTGGCACGTTGGAGGGGCCAAGTGCTGCCCCTCAGCCTTGCTTGGGCCTGGGTCTGGAAGAAATATTCAGGGTTGCATCAGCATTGCCTGAAGATGTAAGAGCAGGCCCTAATCCTGGTGTCTTTCCTTGGTCATTGGTGATATGTGCAGCTGTTGGATTTTTTGTTGCTCTCTTGTTTTTGTGGAGAAATGTTCAGTCTTTTAGAAGCAGGTTTTCCATGGGAAGAAAACTGGCTCTAAAAGTTTCTGAACTACTTTCAGAAAAATGCAGTCTTGTTCAAAAAGGGTGTGATGGCTTGGAGTCATCCTTAAAggatttgagttttgtgaaggaATCAGTAGAAGCACAAACTTTGGAGGCAACGTATGAAAAGCTGAATGGGTCCAAATCTAAACTTGAAGATGAAATACTCATTCTAGAAAAAGAgctaaaagaagagaaatctaaACATTCTGAACAAGATGAATTGATGGTGGATATAGCAAAAACGATAAAGTCCCTAGAAGAGGAATCAAAATCCCTCAAGTCACAAGTATCTGAAGCTAAAACAACCTTCAGAATacttcaaatgaatgaaaaagaactgaaagtaGCAATAAAAGAGGCTTTGAATGAGAATAACCAGCTTCAGGAAAGTCACAAACTCCTTTTACAAGAAGCTGAAGTATGGAAGGAAAAAGTGAGTGACCTTCATAAACAGAAGATAACATTGGAAGACTCTAAAGTACAGGCAGAAGAAGTTCTAAGTGATACAGAAAATCACATTAAGTCTGTGACCGAATGCTTGCTAGAGATGAAGGATGGGGCTCCTGTGCCTGGAGAAGACCTAACAGATGATGGTAACTTAAAGTTGGAAGTGAAGATTGAGTCAGAAATTGGTGCTCACTTAGGAAATCAGCCAAAAGGAGCTTCGAAGGAACTGGTTCATGCTGTTAAGTTAAATGCCTCTTTAAAAACCttaggagaaagaaatcaaatttataCTTCATTATCTGAAgtagatgaaagaaaagaagatcttacagaatgtattaaaaatctTGAGACTGAAGGAGAATCTTTGCGGTCAGAAAATACACAGATTGAAAGTGAGAACCAGAAGCTTCAGCAGAAACTTAAATTAATGATTGAActgtatgaagaaaatgaaatgaaactccTTGGGAAATTAATAGCAGAGGAAGAGTGCCGGTTTGAGAAAGAGGAGAGattttgcaaaatgaataaaaggatcAGCCTCGCAGCTAAACAGCTGGAGACCTGTAGAAAGCAAGCCAAAGATTTGGAGGAAGAATTGGAGAGTACCATTCATTTTTATGAGAGGCAGATTCTTTTCTATGATTCTCATAGAGCACCTGCTGACACTTGGACCCTGTCATCTCCATGGGAACTGAACTGTAAGATGATGAGCCCTCCACCAGGCCCAAAGTATTCTGATCTACCTGTTCCTCTACAAAGGCAAGATGGATATTTTAGTAATTATGGTAGACTATCTGGACCAGCACAACTCAGAAGGCTTAATATGTCTTCTTTGTATAAATTGAATGGGCGTATGTCTTTAGAAATGGAATCCAGCAGAAACAATACCAAAGATGAGCTTGATCATTTAAATGTGCCAGATTCATCTCGCCCTGCTGAAAATCAAGCAGCTGGctctggctttgtttttgtacCTCTCGTTCCAGTCAGAAATCCATCCCTTCGAGTTAATGCAAGGAGGAATTTCATGAGAAGAggatctttccttcctccacctcctccaggaaacaTGTGTGGAGCATCTGGAGATTATTATCCACGTGGCCC CAAACCCCCTCCATTCCCCGTGTGAAACATCTATTCACTGAGGCCTTTTCCTCATTATCTTTTCCCAAGAGCTG TTTTCCCCCCATCCCCACATTCTGAAAGTAGAAGTGAGTTCCCTTCAGGGTTGATTCCACCTTCAAATGAGCCTGTTGTTGACCATCCAGAACCACAGCAAGAAATTTGA